The sequence ACAGAAACGATTAAGTAATTGCTGGAAGATACTACCGAGAGCAGGAAGAACATGGCGGAGCTGACGATCTCCTCCGACGAGATCCGTAGCGCGATTGCGAACTACACCTCGAGCTACTCCGCGGAGGCCTCCCGTGAGGAGGTCGGCGTGGTCATTTCGGCAGCTGACGGTATTGCGCAGGTTTCGGGCCTGCCGTCCGTCATGGCGAATGAGCTGCTCGAGTTCCCGGGCGGCGTTATTGGCGTCGCACAGAACCTTGACACCAACTCCATCGGTGTCGTGGTCTTGGGCAACTTCGAGTCGCTTAAAGAAGGCGACGAGGTCAAGAGGACCGGCGAAGTCCTCTCCATCCCTGTGGGCGAGGACTTCCTCGGCCGCGTAATTAACCCCTTGGGCCAGCCGATTGACGGCCTGGGCCCGATCACCGCTGAAGAGGACCGCGTCCTCGAGCTGCAGGCACCGTCCGTGCTGCAGCGTCAGCCGGTGGAAGAGCCGATGCAGACCGGCATCAAGGCAATTGACGCCATGACCCCGATTGGTCGTGGTCAGCGTCAGTTGATCATTGGTGACCGTAAGACGGGTAAGACCGCCGTTTGTATCGACACCATCCTGAACCAGAAGGCTAACTGGGAGTCTGGCGACAAGAACAAGCAGGTTCGCTGCATCTACGTCGCCATCGGCCAGAAGGGCTCCACCATTGCTGGTGTGCGCCGCACCCTTGAGGAGCATGGCGCCCTAGATTACACCACCATCGTGGCAGCCCCGGCATCCGACGCCGCTGGCTTCAAGTGGCTGGCACCGTTCTCCGGTGCCGCCCTGGGTCAGCACTGGATGTACCAGGGCAACCACGTTCTGATCATTTACGATGATCTGACCAAGCAGGCAGAAGCCTACCGTGCGATTTCCCTTCTGCTGCGCCGCCCGCCGGGCCGAGAGGCATACCCGGGTGACGTCTTCTACCTCCACTCCCGTCTGCTGGAGCGTGCTGCAAAGCTCTCCGATGACATGGGTGCAGGTTCGATGACCGCACTGCCAATCATTGAGACCAAGGCGAACGACGTCTCCGCCTTCATTCCGACCAACGTTATTTCCATTACCGACGGCCAGGTCTTCCTGGAGTCCGACCTGTTCAACCAGGGCGTCCGTCCGGCAATTAACGTCGGTGTGTCGGTTTCCCGTGTTGGTGGTGCCGCACAGACCAAGGGTATGAAGAAGGTTGCCGGTAACCTCCGTCTGGAGCTGGCCGCCTACCGTGACCTGCAGGCCTTCGCTGCCTTCGCGTCCGACCTTGACTCTGCCTCCAAGGCTCAGCTGGAGCGCGGTGAGCGCCTCGTTGAGCTGCTGAAGCAGTCCGAGTCCTCTCCGCAGCCTGTCGAGTACCAGATGGTGTCCATCTTCCTCGCAGACCAGGGCATCTTCGACGTCGTTCCCGTCGAGGACGTACGCCGCTTCGAGAAGGAGCTGCACGATCACCTCAACTCTGCAACCCCGCAGGTGTTCGAGCAGATCCAGGGTGGCACCGCTCTGACCGACGAGTCCAAGGATGCACTTGTTGCAGCAGCCAAGGACTTCACCCCGTCCTTCCGCACCACCGAGGGCCACAACCTCGGCTCCGAGGCGCCGGTTGACCCGCTCGCCGCTGAGGACGTCAAGAAGACCGAGCTCAACGTCTCCCGCAAGACGGCCAAATAGAGTCCGCACACTCTACGAATTAACCGTCTAGAAAAAGAAGGGAGGAGCGAAAACCATGGCTAATCTTCGTGAACTGCGTGACCGCATCAGGTCCGTCAATTCCACCAAGAAGATCACCAAGGCACAGGAGCTCATTGCTACCTCGCGCATTACCAAGGCTCAGGCCAGGGTCGAGGCGTCCCAGCCATATGCGCGCGAGCTGTCCAACGTGTTGAATAAGCTTGCCGCGCATACGTCCCTGGATCACCCCATGCTCCGTGAACGTGAAGATGGCAAGGTTGCCGCTATTCTCGTGGTCTCGTCTGACCGCGGTATGTGCGGCGGCTACAACAACAACATCTTCAAGAAGGCGGCCGAGCTCGAAGCCCTGCTCAAGAGCGAAGGTTTCGAGACCGTCCGTTACGTCACGGGTAACAAAGGTGTTGGCTTCTACAAGTTCCGTGAAGCTGAGGTCGCAGGCAGCTGGACCGGATTCTCGCAGGATCCGACCTGGGAGTCGACGCACAACGTGCGCCGCCACATCATCGACGGCTTCATCGCCGGTTCGAAGGGCCAGGCCAAGACCCGCGAGGGCATCAACCTCGAAGGTGAGACCGTTCGCGGTTTCGACCAGGTGCACGTTGTGTACACCGAGTTCGAGTCCATGCTGACCCAGACGGCGCGTGTGCAGCAGCTGCTGCCGGTGGTACCGGTTATTGAGGAAGAGGACTACAACATGGGTGAGTCCGCGCTTTCCGACGCCGAACCGAACAATCAGATCAACCCTGATTACGAGTTCGAGCCGGATGCGGACACCCTCATGGACGCACTGCTTCCGCAGTACGTGTCCCGCCTCCTGTTTGCGATGTTCTTGGAGTCCTCGGCCTCCGAGTCCGCCGCACGCCGTACCGCAATGAAGTCTGCAACTGACAACGCGACCGAGCTGGTCAAGGACCTCTCCCGCGTGGCCAACCAGGCACGTCAGGCGCAGATTACCCAAGAAATCACAGAGATCGTCGGTGGCGCTGGGGCGCTCGCCGAAAGCGCAGAAAGTGACTAGATTATGACTACAGCTCTGCAAGAGCAGAACACACAGTCGTCGGCTACCGCCGGCCGTGTGGTGCGTGTCATCGGTCCGGTCGTCGACGTGGAGTTTCCGCGTGGCGGGCTGCCGGCACTGTACAACGCACTGACCGTCGAGGTGACCCTCGAGGCTGTTGCAAAGACCGTCACCCTTGAGGTCGCTCAGCACCTCGGTGACAACCTCGTCCGTGCCGTGTCCATGGCTCCGACCGACGGCCTCGTCCGCGGTGCAGCCGTGACCGACACCGGCAAGCCGATTTCCGTCCCCGTGGGTGATGTGGTCAAGGGCCACGTCTTCAACGCCCTCGGTGACTGCCTCGACCAGCCGGGTCTGGGCCGCGATGGCGAGCAGTGGGGCATCCACCGCGAGCCTCCGGCATTCGACCAGCTGGAGGGCAAGACCGAGATCCTCGAGACCGGTATTAAGGTCATCGACCTTCTCACCCCGTACGTCAAGGGTGGCAAGATTGGCCTCTTCGGTGGTGCAGGTGTGGGTAAGACCGTTCTTATCCAGGAGATGATTACTCGTATTGCACGCGAGTTCTCCGGTACCTCTGTCTTCGCCGGCGTCGGCGAGCGCACCCGTGAGGGCACCGACCTCTTCCTCGAGATGGAAGAGATGGGCGTTCTCCAGGACACCGCCCTTGTGTTCGGCCAGATGGATGAGCCGCCGGGAGTTCGTATGCGCGTGGCTCTGTCCGGCCTGACCATGGCGGAGTACTTCCGCGATGTTCAGAACCAGGACGTGCTGCTGTTCATCGACAACATCTTCCGCTTCACCCAGGCAGGTTCTGAGGTTTCGACCCTTCTGGGCCGTATGCCTTCTGCTGTGGGTTACCAGCCGACTCTGGCTGATGAGATGGGTGTTCTGCAGGAGCGTATTACCTCCACCAAGGGTAAGTCCATTACCTCCCTGCAGGCCGTCTACGTGCCGGCCGATGACTACACCGACCCGGCTCCGGCCACCACCTTCGCCCACCTCGATGCCACCACCGAGCTGGACCGTTCCATTGCGTCGAAGGGTATTTACCCGGCAGTGAACCCGCTGACCTCTACCTCTCGTATTTTGGAGCCGGCCATCGTGGGCGAGCGCCACTACGAGGTGGCACAGCGTGTCATCGGTATTCTGCAGAAGAACAAGGAACTCCAGGACATCATCGCCATCCTTGGTATGGACGAGCTGTCCGAGGAGGACAAGGTCACCGTTCAGCGTGCACGTCGTATCGAGCGCTTCCTGGGCCAGAACTTCTTCGTCGCAGAGAAGTTCACCGGCCTGCCGGGCTCCTACGTGCCGCTGGCTGACACCATCGACGCCTTCGAGCGCATCTGCAACGGCGAATTCGACCACTACCCAGAGCAGGCCTTCAACGGCCTGGGTGGCTTGGACGACGTCGAAGCTGCGTACCAGAAGCTGAGCGAGAAGAAGTAGGGAGAGGCACATGGCTGACATCACCGCCGAATTGGTTTCCGTCGAACGCCTGCTGTGGACCGGCAAGGCCACCATGGTGACGGCTGAGACCACCGAGGGTGAGATCGGCGTGCTTCCTGGCCACGAGCCCATGGTCGGTCAGTTGATCGATAATGGTGTCGTGACCATCCACCCGGTGGACGGCGAGCGCCGCGTCGCTGCTGTCCAGGGTGGCTTCCTCTCCGTATCCGAGAACAAGATCACCGTCCTCGCAGACTGGGCCGTCTGGGCCAGTGAGGTCGATGAGGCCCAGGCTCAGGAAGACCTGAAGTCTGAGCGCGAGCTGACGAGGTCTCGTGGTGACGCCGCACTGCGCGCCGTTCGCCGCTTCAACAGCTAACGGATTAGCGGAGAGGGGAGAGAACGGGCAGCAATGACCGCCCTTCCCACTCTGACCTAAAGACAGCCCCCTGGTGCTCCTTATCGAAGGAGCATCAGGGGGCTTAGTCTTCTGCGAAGCAACTGGCATTGAGCTGTTGCTAAGCGGTACAATCGATGAAACAATTCGCATTTCCGTAAAGGACCGTTTGCCATGAATACTCAGGTGCTGCAATGGCTGCTTTTTCTGCTCGCCCTGATTGTTCTGGCTGTCATCGTTCTTGCAGCGGTGCGCTTTTTCACCCTCCGCTCTCGGGGAACTTCGGTGTTGTTGCGTCTGCTGCCGGCTAAAGACTCGCACTCGTGGCGCCATGGCCTGGTGCGCTATAACGGAGAGCACATGGAGTACTTCAAACTCCGTTCCGTTCTCCCCAGCGCTAACATGCGCTTTAATCGCCTCGACATCACCCTCAATGGCACTCGCCCGCTCGATGATGACGAGGCTTCTTTTATGCCCGCTGGTGAGCAGATTATGCGTATGAGTGTGCACGGCAAGGACTATGAGATTGCCGCCGATGCACAGGGAATCATGGCACTCAATGCGTGGGTGGAGGCAGCTCCCTCGAAGCGCAAAGAGAAGCTGGATTACCACCAGATGCGCCAGCGTGCCACCCGCTTTCCGAAGAAGTAGGCCGTACCCGTTAGGGTAGAGTGCATGCGTGTTGTCATCGCCCGTTGCTCTGTAGATTACGTCGGCCGCCTCGACGCCCACCTGCCCTTGGCGGACCGCCTCATCCTTATTAAGGCTGACGGCTCAGTCTCCGTTCACGCGGACGACCGTGCCTACAAGCCCCTCAACTGGATGACGCCTCCTTGCACGCTCGACGAGTCTGACATCACCGATATCGACGGTGAGGACACCGGAGAAAAACTGTGGCTCGTTGAGAACCCCAAAGGTGAGCAGCTGCGTATCACAATCGCCGAGGTCCACCAGGACATCGAGATGGAGCTCGGTGAGGATCCCGGCCTGGTGAAGGACGGCGTCGAGGCGCATCTGCAGGAGCTGCTCGCTGAACACATCGAAACCTTGGGGGAGAAGTACTCCCTTGTACGCCGCGAATACCCCACGGCGATTGGCCCGGTGGACATCATGGCGAAGAACGCTAAGAATGAGTTCGTCGCCGTGGAGGTTAAGCGTAGGGGAGGCATTGACGGCGTCGAGCAGCTCACGCGCTACCTTGAGTTGCTCAACCGTGATGATCTTCTAGCGCCGGTCCACGGAGTTTTTGCTGCCCAGGAAATCAAGCCGCAAGCCCGTACATTGGCGGAGGACCGTGGTATCCGCTGCGTCGTGCTTGACTATCAAGAGCTACGCGGCATCGAGTCCAACGAACTGCGGCTGTTCTAGTGCCACGCCGCAATCGTCGAATCCGCGAGGAACCACGCCTCCTACCCCGCGATGGCAGCTCCTTCCTCGGTTCGCAGACCGTCCCAGGCCCGAGCTGGGCCCATGGCGAACCCTATGTCATGCGGCATATCGGCAGCTCCGCCGCAACTAAGTTCTACGTATGTCCAGGCTGTAATCAGAATATTCCCCCCGGGGTAGCGCACATTGTGGCGTGGCCTCGCGATACCGGCGGGCAGGGCGATGACCGCCGACACTGGCACCGCCACTGCTGGGACCGGCGGTAGACTAGCGGGCATGATTGTTGCCTTTTCTGTAGCGCCGTCCGTCGTGGGCGATGAGAGCGCCGAGATGTCTGACGCCGTGGCGGAAGCCGTACGCGTCGTCCGCGCCTCTGGCTTGCCCAATGAGACCAACGCCATGTTCACCCTCATTGAGGGTGAGTGGGATGAAGTCTTCGCCGTGATTAAGGAGGCCACCGATGCCGTCCGTGCCGTCTCACCGCGCACCAGCCTGGTTATCAAGGCTGACATTCGCGAGGGCGTGACTGGGCAGATTACCCAGAAAGTAGAATCCGTAAACCGTTACCTAGAGGAGAATCAGTGACCGGACCATACGTAGGCGGCGCCCTCGACTTGGGCGCCATCAAGCAGCAGGCAGAAGCCAAGGCCAAGGCACAGCAACAGGGCAGCGAAGGAGCTCCTGCAGGCATTCAGCCTTTCTTCGATGTCACCGAAGAGAACTTTGAGCAAGACCTTGTGCGTCGCTCCGCTGAGGTTCCGGTCATCGCGCTTATCGGTTCGCCGCGTTCGCCTGCCTCGGAGCAGCTGAAGAAGGACTTTGAGGAGATGGCTGCCGCCGGTGGGTTGAAGTTTATCGTGGGCTACATCAACGCCGATGTTGTACCGCAGGTGGCCCAGGTTTTCGGCGTGCAGAACCTGCCGACCACCGTGGCTATCGCCGCTGGCCAGCCTGTTACGAATTTTGAGGGTAGCCAGCCGCGCGAGAATCTTGAGCAGTGGATAGCAGCGATTGTGGAGAAGCTTGGCCCCCAGCTGCGCGGCCTTTCTGAGGCTCAACCAGAGCAGCCGCAGGAAGAAGAAGCAGACCCGCGCCTTCTCGTTGCGGAGGATGCCCTCAACGCAGGCGATTTCGATGCTGCCATCGCCGCCTACGACGAGGTCCTTGCCGCCGAGCCCGATAACGCAGAGATTAAGCAGGCACGCGCCACGACCGTTGTGCTCAAGCGCCTCAAGGCATCCTCCAGTGAGGGTGATCCGATCGCCGCGGCAGAGGCCGCCCCGCAGGACGTCGACAAGCAACTTGCGGCTGCCGATGCCCTCATCGTCGCCGGCACCCCAGATCGTGCCTTCACTCAGCTTATCGACGCCATGAAGATCACCGCCGGTGATGACAAAGCACGCCTCAAAGATCGCCTTCTGGAGCTCTTCGCTCTGTATGATTCCGGCGACCCGCGTGTGCTTGCCGCGCGCACACAGCTCGCTAGCGCCCTGTATTAAGAGCTATTCATCCGCCGCTGGGGGTAATGACCACCTGGTGAAGTGTGCAAAAGAACGCGGATGAAAGTGGCCCTGGCCTGCGCCCCGGTAACCCCGGGGCTATTTTTCTGCTTACCCCCAAGGTGCGGGATTGTTCATGTCCCACAGCTTGGTTCTAATATCTTGATTGTCAACGTCGATCAGTGAGCCCTTTTACGCGAGATGAAAAAGTTGTCCTAGGCCACTGTGAGGTTCCCTCTCACCTCATTGAAGGGAGGACTCATGTCTCTTCTTCCCCCGAACGCCCCACAGGGGCCGAAAATTGCGGAAAACAAGACCCCGAAAAAGGACCGTACTCACTGGCTGTATATCGCCGTCATTATTGCCGTCGTGGCAGGCATCGTGTTTGGCATCATCGCACCAGATCAGGCGAAAAGCATGAAGGTCGTCGGCACCATGTTTGTCTCGCTAGTGAAGATGATCATCGCTCCGGTGATTTTCTGCACCATCGTCCTCGGCATTGGATCCGTGCGAGCAACAGCCTCCGTGGGTAAGGCAGGCGGCATCGCCTTGGCTTACTTCGTCACTATAGCCCCCGAAATGTGTTGTTGGAAAGTTGGGCGGAGAGCAGCGAAGACTCAGTTTCTCATTCCCTGACGGCCGCTGCGTATGGGCGTTGTTAGGCCGTCTCGAAGACCCGGCTGACGATCACCGCATCCGGGTTCGGTTGCCCGTAGGCAAACATTGCGCCTTGCCCTTTCCGCAATGAGTGCATCGCCTCCATCCCTTTCAACGTCCGATATGCAGATGTCCGGTTCTTAAACGCGCCTTTCGGCCCGAGGATCCGCTTCAGCCGACCATGGTCGCCTTCCAGGATGTTGTTGAGGTATTTCACCTGCCGGTGTTCCACTGTTGGCGGGCAGATTCCCTCTAACTTCAACTCGGCGATTGCCCGGGCTAGGGAGGGTGCTTTATCCGTGTTGACCACTCTGGGATACCCGGCTGACGCATTGGATTTGAGGGCCTTGGCTAGGAAACGCTTCGCTGCGGCCACGTTTCGCTTCGGAGAGAGGTAAAAGTCCAGGGTCTGGCCACCGGCGGTGATCGCCCGATAGAGGTAGCACCACCTGCCGCCGACCCGGATATAGGTCTCATCCACCCGCCAGGAACTGGCCTGCCAGTCAGGTACCTGTCGGTACCACCGTGTTTGCTTGTCCAGCTCAGGGGCGTATTTCTGGACCCAGCGGTAGATCGTGGTGTGATCGACCGGCACGCCGCGTTCGGTCATCATTTCCTCCAGATCGCGGTAGCTCACCCCGTAGCGGCAGTACCACCGCACTGCTCGCAGAATGATGTCACGGGGAAAATGACGACCGGAGAAGATACCCATGGCTGCGACTATTTCACGTCGCCCTTCCTACTGCCCCAACTTTGCAACAACACCCGTGATGATATCTGCGCTGCGCCTGGGAGGTTGAATATGAATTATAACCTTGAAACCTTAATTGTTACCATACCGATGATGATAGCAATGGTTGCAATGATAAATGATATGCGGATTGAGTTTGATAACAGCACTCCAATGGCCGCCGGGCCGACGACTTGTCCTAGGCTATACCAAGTCGTTAGACGTGCAGCTCCTCCGTTTATTCTATAAGCGACTCCCGTTGAAATAGTAAGCATCGTAATTCCCATGAAAGTAGCACCAAAAAGAATGGCAGCAACCATCAGTAAAACAGTCGAATTGCCAAAAGTGGCGGCAATTGCTCCAGCTACTTGGAGTGTATAGCAGCC is a genomic window of Corynebacterium singulare containing:
- the atpA gene encoding F0F1 ATP synthase subunit alpha, with amino-acid sequence MAELTISSDEIRSAIANYTSSYSAEASREEVGVVISAADGIAQVSGLPSVMANELLEFPGGVIGVAQNLDTNSIGVVVLGNFESLKEGDEVKRTGEVLSIPVGEDFLGRVINPLGQPIDGLGPITAEEDRVLELQAPSVLQRQPVEEPMQTGIKAIDAMTPIGRGQRQLIIGDRKTGKTAVCIDTILNQKANWESGDKNKQVRCIYVAIGQKGSTIAGVRRTLEEHGALDYTTIVAAPASDAAGFKWLAPFSGAALGQHWMYQGNHVLIIYDDLTKQAEAYRAISLLLRRPPGREAYPGDVFYLHSRLLERAAKLSDDMGAGSMTALPIIETKANDVSAFIPTNVISITDGQVFLESDLFNQGVRPAINVGVSVSRVGGAAQTKGMKKVAGNLRLELAAYRDLQAFAAFASDLDSASKAQLERGERLVELLKQSESSPQPVEYQMVSIFLADQGIFDVVPVEDVRRFEKELHDHLNSATPQVFEQIQGGTALTDESKDALVAAAKDFTPSFRTTEGHNLGSEAPVDPLAAEDVKKTELNVSRKTAK
- a CDS encoding F0F1 ATP synthase subunit gamma, which produces MANLRELRDRIRSVNSTKKITKAQELIATSRITKAQARVEASQPYARELSNVLNKLAAHTSLDHPMLREREDGKVAAILVVSSDRGMCGGYNNNIFKKAAELEALLKSEGFETVRYVTGNKGVGFYKFREAEVAGSWTGFSQDPTWESTHNVRRHIIDGFIAGSKGQAKTREGINLEGETVRGFDQVHVVYTEFESMLTQTARVQQLLPVVPVIEEEDYNMGESALSDAEPNNQINPDYEFEPDADTLMDALLPQYVSRLLFAMFLESSASESAARRTAMKSATDNATELVKDLSRVANQARQAQITQEITEIVGGAGALAESAESD
- the atpD gene encoding F0F1 ATP synthase subunit beta, producing MTTALQEQNTQSSATAGRVVRVIGPVVDVEFPRGGLPALYNALTVEVTLEAVAKTVTLEVAQHLGDNLVRAVSMAPTDGLVRGAAVTDTGKPISVPVGDVVKGHVFNALGDCLDQPGLGRDGEQWGIHREPPAFDQLEGKTEILETGIKVIDLLTPYVKGGKIGLFGGAGVGKTVLIQEMITRIAREFSGTSVFAGVGERTREGTDLFLEMEEMGVLQDTALVFGQMDEPPGVRMRVALSGLTMAEYFRDVQNQDVLLFIDNIFRFTQAGSEVSTLLGRMPSAVGYQPTLADEMGVLQERITSTKGKSITSLQAVYVPADDYTDPAPATTFAHLDATTELDRSIASKGIYPAVNPLTSTSRILEPAIVGERHYEVAQRVIGILQKNKELQDIIAILGMDELSEEDKVTVQRARRIERFLGQNFFVAEKFTGLPGSYVPLADTIDAFERICNGEFDHYPEQAFNGLGGLDDVEAAYQKLSEKK
- a CDS encoding F0F1 ATP synthase subunit epsilon; the encoded protein is MADITAELVSVERLLWTGKATMVTAETTEGEIGVLPGHEPMVGQLIDNGVVTIHPVDGERRVAAVQGGFLSVSENKITVLADWAVWASEVDEAQAQEDLKSERELTRSRGDAALRAVRRFNS
- a CDS encoding DUF2550 domain-containing protein, coding for MNTQVLQWLLFLLALIVLAVIVLAAVRFFTLRSRGTSVLLRLLPAKDSHSWRHGLVRYNGEHMEYFKLRSVLPSANMRFNRLDITLNGTRPLDDDEASFMPAGEQIMRMSVHGKDYEIAADAQGIMALNAWVEAAPSKRKEKLDYHQMRQRATRFPKK
- the nucS gene encoding endonuclease NucS, which translates into the protein MRVVIARCSVDYVGRLDAHLPLADRLILIKADGSVSVHADDRAYKPLNWMTPPCTLDESDITDIDGEDTGEKLWLVENPKGEQLRITIAEVHQDIEMELGEDPGLVKDGVEAHLQELLAEHIETLGEKYSLVRREYPTAIGPVDIMAKNAKNEFVAVEVKRRGGIDGVEQLTRYLELLNRDDLLAPVHGVFAAQEIKPQARTLAEDRGIRCVVLDYQELRGIESNELRLF
- a CDS encoding MTH1187 family thiamine-binding protein — translated: MIVAFSVAPSVVGDESAEMSDAVAEAVRVVRASGLPNETNAMFTLIEGEWDEVFAVIKEATDAVRAVSPRTSLVIKADIREGVTGQITQKVESVNRYLEENQ
- a CDS encoding tetratricopeptide repeat protein, whose protein sequence is MTGPYVGGALDLGAIKQQAEAKAKAQQQGSEGAPAGIQPFFDVTEENFEQDLVRRSAEVPVIALIGSPRSPASEQLKKDFEEMAAAGGLKFIVGYINADVVPQVAQVFGVQNLPTTVAIAAGQPVTNFEGSQPRENLEQWIAAIVEKLGPQLRGLSEAQPEQPQEEEADPRLLVAEDALNAGDFDAAIAAYDEVLAAEPDNAEIKQARATTVVLKRLKASSSEGDPIAAAEAAPQDVDKQLAAADALIVAGTPDRAFTQLIDAMKITAGDDKARLKDRLLELFALYDSGDPRVLAARTQLASALY
- a CDS encoding IS6 family transposase; amino-acid sequence: MGIFSGRHFPRDIILRAVRWYCRYGVSYRDLEEMMTERGVPVDHTTIYRWVQKYAPELDKQTRWYRQVPDWQASSWRVDETYIRVGGRWCYLYRAITAGGQTLDFYLSPKRNVAAAKRFLAKALKSNASAGYPRVVNTDKAPSLARAIAELKLEGICPPTVEHRQVKYLNNILEGDHGRLKRILGPKGAFKNRTSAYRTLKGMEAMHSLRKGQGAMFAYGQPNPDAVIVSRVFETA